From Haloarcula hispanica ATCC 33960, the proteins below share one genomic window:
- the cgi121 gene encoding KEOPS complex subunit Cgi121 codes for MRVVEGTADIDDVGAFVETLSAIGDRHDVTVQAFDARYVVDQAHLELAVELATRAHDRGEGIAEDFGVEILLYAAGRRQINRALTMGVSKGTCPVVVAVVDPDSGDTHEGNEGDDAIAAAVDEVRDHLTPRPTLGAYDEDRVRSFFDVTDTELAATAGGIPDAVRERVALLPVEK; via the coding sequence ATGCGGGTCGTCGAGGGCACTGCCGATATCGACGACGTGGGGGCGTTCGTGGAGACGCTCAGTGCAATCGGTGACCGCCACGATGTCACGGTACAGGCGTTCGACGCCCGCTACGTCGTGGACCAGGCCCACCTCGAACTGGCCGTCGAACTTGCGACGCGGGCCCACGACCGGGGCGAAGGCATCGCCGAGGACTTCGGCGTGGAGATCCTGCTGTACGCGGCCGGTCGCCGCCAGATCAACCGCGCGCTGACGATGGGCGTCAGCAAGGGGACCTGTCCCGTCGTCGTGGCCGTCGTCGACCCCGACTCTGGAGATACGCACGAAGGAAATGAGGGCGATGACGCTATCGCGGCAGCTGTGGACGAGGTCCGTGACCACCTCACGCCCCGGCCGACGCTTGGCGCGTACGACGAAGACCGCGTCCGGTCGTTCTTCGACGTGACGGACACCGAGCTCGCAGCGACGGCGGGCGGGATTCCCGACGCCGTCCGAGAGCGCGTCGCGCTGTTGCCGGTCGAGAAGTAG
- a CDS encoding oxidoreductase yields MTDLETPLRIGGVEVPNRLYRAPVLECAGNGAAAVDTLIDELGPTAASGVGLLFQGASIVTDRGGCAAPNMTRVHDPAFVERLERLTGAIHDHGGRVFLQLAHGGLRSMATWHTEYRRQHPDQRQLAVSHPPWQLQMLDRLGLISLQPDVLSTEEVWALAEQFGRCAGYAVEAGYDGIHLSAANMSLIQQFLSPFYNRRNDQFRDGVRFLEAIHDAVREHAGDVPLVTKVPAETAAPSFVRRHLTRRDGVAIATRAAAIGYDGLVPVEVSPFWDMSIVRGAFPDRAWDASDLQDDYAAVFGGRLRARAVQLLNRLQACRFSRDPGWNADFCRAVRERVDVPVLLEGGLRTRADCDRFLGATGTVPAADAVGMARPFYAEPRLGARLLKGADALCESCNNCTVPQVTGEPGRCRTPAIVREQARLQRDGAYERPE; encoded by the coding sequence GTGACCGACCTGGAGACGCCGCTGCGGATCGGCGGCGTCGAGGTCCCTAATCGGCTGTACCGCGCACCGGTACTGGAGTGTGCGGGCAACGGCGCGGCCGCAGTCGACACGCTTATCGACGAACTCGGACCGACGGCAGCCTCCGGTGTCGGCCTCCTCTTTCAGGGGGCGAGCATCGTCACCGACCGCGGCGGCTGTGCCGCGCCGAACATGACGCGTGTCCACGACCCGGCCTTCGTCGAGCGCCTCGAACGGCTCACCGGTGCGATTCACGACCACGGCGGCCGGGTCTTCCTGCAACTGGCCCACGGCGGTCTCCGGAGCATGGCGACGTGGCACACCGAGTACCGCCGACAGCACCCGGACCAGCGCCAGCTCGCCGTCAGCCACCCGCCGTGGCAGCTCCAGATGCTTGACCGGCTTGGCCTGATTTCGCTCCAGCCGGATGTGCTCTCGACAGAGGAGGTATGGGCCCTGGCCGAGCAGTTCGGGCGCTGTGCCGGCTACGCCGTCGAGGCGGGATACGACGGCATCCACCTTTCTGCGGCGAACATGAGCCTTATCCAGCAGTTCCTCTCGCCGTTTTACAACCGTCGGAACGACCAGTTCCGGGACGGCGTCCGCTTCCTCGAAGCAATCCACGACGCCGTTCGGGAACACGCCGGCGACGTGCCGCTGGTCACGAAGGTCCCAGCTGAGACCGCTGCGCCGAGTTTCGTTCGACGGCATCTCACTCGGAGGGATGGCGTGGCTATCGCGACGCGAGCGGCGGCTATCGGCTATGATGGTCTCGTTCCGGTCGAGGTGTCCCCGTTCTGGGACATGAGCATTGTCCGTGGTGCGTTTCCGGACCGGGCCTGGGACGCGAGTGACCTGCAGGACGACTACGCAGCAGTCTTCGGCGGCCGACTACGAGCGCGTGCCGTTCAGTTGCTTAATCGCCTGCAAGCCTGCCGTTTCAGCCGCGACCCGGGGTGGAACGCCGACTTCTGCCGGGCGGTCCGCGAGCGCGTGGACGTGCCGGTTCTGCTGGAGGGCGGACTTCGGACGCGGGCCGACTGCGATCGGTTCCTCGGAGCGACTGGAACCGTCCCCGCCGCCGATGCGGTCGGAATGGCTCGCCCGTTCTACGCGGAGCCGCGGCTCGGCGCTCGCCTGCTCAAGGGCGCAGACGCGCTGTGTGAGAGCTGTAACAACTGCACTGTCCCGCAGGTCACCGGCGAACCGGGTCGCTGTCGGACGCCGGCTATCGTCCGCGAGCAAGCCCGACTCCAGCGAGACGGTGCGTACGAGCGACCCGAGTGA
- a CDS encoding alpha/beta fold hydrolase — MTTGISSERVELSVDGEDVDIHYRTGGEGPPLVFLHGIGLDAATVSWRHALPALAPERTVYALDLPGHGDSDKPDRAYTTDYYLETLSEFIDALGIEEPALAGLSMGGAIALGHALDGGPVERLVLVDSYGLGADAYWRTAASSVLQTPILGNMLWQGVGSSQSAIRNSLRSMGPGEPPQQLVEDVDSVVDRQTVRAMRRWQRSEFQWCGFRTDYSDRLAEIDVPTMLIHGAVDPLLPRRWSEQAAGTVTDSTLKIFENCGHCPPREHPDRFNRAVRAFC, encoded by the coding sequence ATGACGACAGGGATTTCGTCCGAGCGCGTCGAACTGTCCGTCGACGGTGAGGACGTCGATATTCACTACCGGACCGGCGGCGAGGGGCCGCCTTTGGTGTTTCTCCACGGCATTGGGCTGGACGCCGCGACAGTTTCGTGGCGTCACGCACTCCCCGCACTCGCGCCGGAACGGACGGTGTACGCACTCGATCTGCCGGGCCACGGCGACAGCGACAAGCCTGACCGCGCGTACACGACCGATTACTATCTCGAGACTCTGTCCGAGTTCATCGACGCGCTCGGTATCGAGGAACCCGCGCTGGCCGGCCTTTCGATGGGCGGCGCAATCGCGCTCGGACACGCGCTCGACGGCGGTCCGGTCGAGCGGCTGGTACTGGTCGATAGCTACGGGCTGGGAGCCGACGCCTACTGGCGCACAGCGGCCAGCAGCGTCTTGCAGACACCGATACTCGGAAATATGCTCTGGCAGGGTGTGGGATCGTCCCAGTCGGCGATCAGAAACAGTCTCCGAAGCATGGGTCCCGGGGAGCCACCCCAGCAACTGGTCGAGGACGTCGACAGCGTCGTCGACCGGCAGACGGTCCGGGCGATGCGGCGCTGGCAGCGCAGCGAGTTCCAGTGGTGTGGCTTCCGGACCGACTACTCCGACCGGTTAGCGGAAATAGACGTGCCGACGATGTTGATTCACGGGGCCGTCGACCCACTGCTCCCCCGTCGGTGGTCCGAGCAGGCGGCCGGGACGGTCACTGATAGCACGCTGAAAATCTTCGAGAACTGCGGGCACTGTCCGCCGCGGGAACACCCCGACCGTTTCAACCGGGCCGTTCGAGCGTTCTGCTGA
- a CDS encoding MaoC family dehydratase — protein sequence MFNSVVAANRAAFAAFGVQQEDENGVTPADRIEPDEDLPEWHVSISEDHPGRLGVGDHVDFTKTISENDVQQFAAASGDTNPLHLDDEFAEQTRFRGRIAHGTLVGSLISAALARLPGLTIYLSQDLEFHNPVRIGDRLTAECEIVEDLGDEQYRLTTRVLADDEVVIDGEAVVLIDDLPE from the coding sequence ATGTTCAACAGCGTCGTCGCAGCTAACCGGGCAGCGTTCGCTGCGTTCGGCGTCCAGCAGGAGGACGAGAACGGCGTCACGCCCGCAGACCGTATCGAGCCGGACGAAGATCTCCCGGAATGGCACGTCTCGATCTCCGAAGACCACCCGGGCCGCCTCGGCGTCGGCGACCACGTCGATTTCACGAAGACGATCTCGGAGAACGACGTGCAACAGTTCGCCGCCGCGAGCGGCGACACGAACCCGCTTCACCTGGACGACGAGTTCGCAGAGCAGACGCGCTTCCGCGGCCGCATCGCCCACGGGACGCTCGTCGGCAGCCTCATCAGCGCGGCCCTGGCACGCCTGCCTGGGCTGACGATCTATCTCTCACAGGACCTGGAGTTCCACAACCCGGTCCGTATCGGCGACCGACTCACCGCCGAGTGTGAGATCGTCGAGGATCTCGGCGACGAGCAGTACCGGCTAACCACGCGGGTCCTCGCGGACGACGAAGTGGTCATCGACGGCGAAGCGGTCGTCCTCATCGACGACCTGCCAGAATAG
- a CDS encoding AbrB/MazE/SpoVT family DNA-binding domain-containing protein: MADEDDGLLWPPMFKGMQQASENAMEQQQQLMKQMFASGGMPSFDMNQLGAMSQMATFKTRVQSGGRISIPDAEREALGIDEGDIVQAVVLPVTNNNSE; the protein is encoded by the coding sequence ATGGCCGACGAGGATGATGGCCTGCTGTGGCCTCCGATGTTCAAGGGGATGCAACAGGCAAGCGAGAACGCGATGGAACAGCAACAGCAGCTGATGAAACAGATGTTCGCCAGCGGTGGCATGCCGAGTTTCGATATGAATCAGCTCGGTGCCATGAGCCAGATGGCGACGTTCAAGACCCGCGTGCAAAGCGGGGGTCGGATCAGCATCCCCGATGCGGAGCGAGAGGCGCTGGGCATCGACGAAGGCGATATCGTTCAAGCCGTCGTCCTCCCGGTCACTAACAACAACAGCGAGTAA
- a CDS encoding poly(R)-hydroxyalkanoic acid synthase subunit PhaE: protein MSNTNNIQEEWTEMVEEMNNAVADSMEQNMKAQAAFVESWADAVEDTIPKEEDLADGMDGYNRAYEEWIDAAEQMVERSTDAAQGEDVDPAEFRDIWLQSANEAFKHVMGTSAFAAANGQLVESMMEMQQEADDLSQDALEQMGFPTRNDVDEVAERLIELERRQHAVEQKLDRVLEHLEE from the coding sequence ATGAGTAATACAAACAACATTCAGGAGGAATGGACGGAGATGGTTGAGGAGATGAACAATGCGGTCGCTGACTCGATGGAGCAGAACATGAAGGCACAGGCGGCCTTCGTGGAGTCGTGGGCCGACGCCGTCGAGGACACGATTCCCAAAGAAGAGGACCTTGCCGACGGGATGGATGGCTACAACCGCGCCTACGAAGAGTGGATCGACGCCGCCGAGCAGATGGTCGAGCGCTCGACCGACGCCGCGCAGGGCGAGGATGTCGACCCCGCCGAGTTCCGTGATATCTGGCTGCAGTCCGCCAACGAGGCGTTCAAACACGTCATGGGAACCTCGGCCTTCGCGGCCGCCAACGGCCAGCTCGTCGAGTCGATGATGGAGATGCAACAGGAGGCCGACGACCTGAGTCAGGACGCTCTGGAGCAGATGGGTTTCCCAACGCGCAACGATGTCGACGAAGTTGCTGAGCGGCTCATCGAACTGGAGCGCCGTCAGCACGCGGTCGAACAGAAGCTTGACCGCGTTCTCGAACACCTGGAAGAGTAA
- the phaC gene encoding poly(3-hydroxyalkanoate) polymerase subunit PhaC — MSSNPFNPFEAALNWQRKTLENMTDAAETSQIADERLELMESVEVGQTPSDVVYEENKLELLHYDAEATGIEVAEEDKEAVPILIVYALINRPYILDLQEERSVVRRLLEAGHDVYLIDWNEPSRLDQHLTLDDYVNRYMDNCVDVVRERSGQDAINILGYCMGGTMSVMYTALHKEKVNTLGLMAAGLCFDHTGGVLEEWGSEEYYSPQDVVDTFGNVPSDMLDIGFALMDPVENYVTKYIRFAENMENEGFVENFGRMEQWLGDGIDVAGEAYVQFLEDVYQDNKLYKNELELNGKHVDLDNIDMPVLQLMGEYDHLIPPEASKPFNDVIASDDTRTIEFSTGHIGLSVSSSTHADLWPEVAEWYSERSTGGEEVDIEVESPEDDTVDQSESTDIEVDATDDVDADATEDDADAADEPADVDSVSGIGPTYAERLHAAGIHSVADLAEYDAAELADIAETTESRAQDWLDQL; from the coding sequence ATGTCCAGCAACCCGTTTAATCCGTTCGAAGCCGCGCTCAACTGGCAGCGCAAGACGCTGGAAAACATGACCGACGCCGCCGAGACGAGTCAGATTGCCGACGAGCGACTGGAGCTGATGGAGTCCGTCGAAGTCGGCCAGACGCCCAGCGACGTCGTCTACGAGGAGAACAAGCTCGAACTCCTCCACTACGACGCCGAGGCCACCGGCATCGAGGTCGCCGAGGAGGACAAGGAAGCCGTGCCGATTCTCATCGTGTACGCGCTCATCAACCGGCCGTACATCCTCGACCTGCAGGAAGAGCGGTCGGTCGTCCGACGCCTGCTTGAGGCGGGCCACGACGTGTACCTCATCGACTGGAACGAGCCGTCGCGGCTCGACCAGCACCTCACGCTCGATGACTACGTCAACCGATACATGGATAACTGCGTCGACGTGGTCCGCGAGCGCTCCGGCCAGGACGCCATCAACATCCTCGGCTACTGTATGGGCGGCACGATGTCGGTGATGTACACCGCGCTCCACAAGGAGAAAGTCAACACCCTGGGCCTGATGGCCGCTGGGCTGTGCTTCGATCACACCGGCGGCGTCCTCGAAGAGTGGGGCTCCGAGGAGTACTACTCCCCGCAGGACGTCGTCGATACGTTCGGCAACGTCCCCTCGGACATGCTCGACATCGGCTTCGCGCTGATGGACCCCGTCGAGAACTACGTCACGAAGTACATCCGGTTCGCGGAGAACATGGAGAACGAGGGCTTCGTCGAGAACTTCGGCCGGATGGAGCAGTGGCTCGGTGACGGTATCGACGTCGCCGGCGAGGCCTACGTTCAGTTCCTCGAAGACGTGTATCAGGACAACAAACTCTACAAGAACGAGCTTGAGCTCAACGGCAAGCACGTCGACCTGGACAACATCGACATGCCCGTCCTCCAGCTCATGGGCGAGTACGACCACCTCATCCCGCCGGAGGCCTCCAAGCCGTTCAACGACGTCATCGCCAGCGACGACACGCGAACCATCGAGTTCTCGACGGGCCACATCGGTCTCTCCGTCTCGTCGTCGACCCACGCTGACCTCTGGCCCGAGGTCGCCGAGTGGTACTCCGAGCGCAGCACGGGGGGCGAGGAAGTCGATATCGAGGTCGAGTCCCCTGAAGACGACACAGTGGACCAGTCGGAATCCACTGATATCGAGGTTGACGCGACTGACGATGTCGATGCCGACGCTACCGAGGACGACGCCGACGCAGCCGACGAACCCGCCGACGTCGATAGCGTCTCCGGTATCGGCCCCACCTACGCCGAACGGCTGCACGCCGCCGGCATTCACAGCGTCGCGGACCTGGCCGAGTACGACGCGGCCGAACTGGCCGATATCGCCGAAACCACCGAATCCCGCGCGCAAGACTGGCTCGACCAACTGTAA
- a CDS encoding TIGR00725 family protein: MRVSVIGGSTVTDEQYQQAREVGKLLGEHGHDVVCGGLTGVMEAVCRGASEAGGHTLGILPGERRADANDYVQTAIATGMGNARNVLVVMNGAAVIAVDGGTGTLSELGHALDINRPVAGLGTHRLDGVADGDAIEHVDTPAEAVAYVESAVQ; encoded by the coding sequence ATGCGCGTCTCGGTCATCGGCGGCTCGACAGTTACCGACGAACAGTACCAACAGGCACGCGAGGTCGGGAAACTACTCGGTGAGCACGGCCACGACGTCGTCTGTGGCGGTCTCACGGGTGTGATGGAAGCCGTCTGTCGCGGTGCGAGCGAGGCGGGCGGTCACACTCTCGGTATTTTACCCGGCGAGCGCCGGGCCGACGCGAACGACTACGTCCAGACAGCTATCGCGACGGGGATGGGAAACGCCAGAAACGTCCTCGTCGTGATGAACGGCGCGGCCGTCATCGCCGTTGACGGCGGCACCGGAACGCTCTCGGAACTCGGCCACGCCCTCGACATAAATCGCCCAGTCGCCGGGCTCGGTACCCACCGCCTCGACGGCGTGGCCGACGGCGACGCCATCGAACACGTCGACACCCCTGCCGAGGCTGTCGCATACGTTGAGTCTGCCGTGCAGTAG
- the thsA gene encoding thermosome subunit alpha, protein MGNQPMIVLSEESQRTSGKDAQSMNITAGTAVAEAVRTTLGPKGMDKMLVDNSGSVVVTNDGVTILDEMDIEHPAANMIVEVAQTQEDEVGDGTTTAVVMAGELLSKAEELLDQDIHASILAQGYRQAAEKAKEILEDNAIDVDADDTETLEKVAATAMTGKGAESSKDILAELVVRAAQSVVDDDGSVDTDNIQIETVVGGATDESELVEGVIVDKERVHDNMPFAVEDADVALLDTAIEVPETELDTEVNVTDPDQLQQFLDQEEEQLKEMVDQLKEAGADVVFCQKGIDDMAQHYLAQEGILAVRRAKKSDIEALSRSTGARIISNIDDIEADDLGFAGSVAQKDIAGDERIFVEDVEDARAVTMILRGGTEHVVDEVERAIEDSLGVVAATLEDGKVLPGGGAPETQLALGLRDHADSVGGREQLAVEAFADAIDVIPRTLAENAGLDPIDSLVDLRSKHDGGAVTSGLDAYTGEVVDMEEDGVVEPLRVKTQAVESATEAAVMILRIDDVIAAGDLKGGQGDDDEDEGGPGGPGGAPGGMGGGMGGMGGGMGGMM, encoded by the coding sequence ATGGGCAACCAGCCCATGATTGTACTTTCCGAGGAGTCCCAGCGGACATCCGGAAAGGACGCGCAGTCGATGAACATCACGGCCGGGACGGCCGTCGCCGAGGCCGTTCGGACGACACTGGGTCCGAAGGGCATGGACAAGATGCTCGTCGACAACTCGGGCTCAGTCGTCGTCACGAACGACGGCGTCACCATCCTCGACGAGATGGACATCGAGCACCCCGCCGCCAACATGATCGTTGAGGTCGCCCAGACCCAGGAAGACGAAGTGGGCGACGGCACGACCACGGCGGTCGTCATGGCCGGCGAACTCCTCTCGAAGGCCGAGGAACTCCTCGACCAGGACATCCACGCCAGCATCCTGGCTCAGGGGTACCGCCAGGCCGCAGAGAAGGCCAAGGAGATTCTCGAGGACAACGCCATCGACGTCGACGCCGACGACACGGAGACCCTCGAAAAGGTCGCCGCGACGGCGATGACCGGCAAGGGCGCGGAGTCCTCCAAGGACATCCTCGCCGAACTCGTCGTTCGCGCCGCACAGTCCGTCGTCGACGACGACGGCAGCGTCGACACAGACAACATCCAGATCGAAACCGTCGTCGGCGGCGCAACCGATGAGTCCGAACTCGTCGAAGGCGTCATCGTCGACAAGGAACGCGTCCACGACAACATGCCGTTCGCCGTCGAGGACGCCGACGTGGCCCTGCTCGACACGGCCATCGAGGTTCCGGAAACGGAACTCGACACCGAAGTCAACGTCACCGACCCCGACCAGCTCCAGCAGTTCCTCGACCAGGAAGAAGAGCAGCTCAAGGAGATGGTCGATCAGCTCAAAGAAGCCGGTGCTGACGTCGTCTTCTGCCAGAAGGGCATCGACGACATGGCCCAGCACTACCTCGCTCAGGAAGGCATTCTGGCCGTGCGCCGCGCCAAGAAGTCCGACATCGAAGCGCTCTCGCGCTCGACCGGCGCGCGCATCATCTCGAACATCGACGACATCGAAGCCGACGACCTCGGCTTCGCCGGCTCCGTCGCCCAGAAGGACATCGCCGGCGACGAGCGCATCTTCGTCGAGGACGTCGAGGACGCCCGCGCTGTCACGATGATCCTCCGCGGCGGCACCGAACACGTCGTCGACGAAGTCGAGCGCGCCATCGAGGACTCGCTCGGCGTCGTCGCCGCTACGCTGGAGGACGGCAAGGTCCTGCCCGGCGGCGGTGCCCCCGAGACGCAGCTCGCCCTCGGTCTCCGAGACCACGCCGACTCCGTCGGTGGCCGCGAGCAGCTCGCCGTCGAGGCCTTCGCCGATGCCATCGACGTCATCCCGCGCACTCTCGCGGAGAACGCCGGTCTCGACCCGATCGACTCGCTGGTCGACCTCCGAAGCAAGCACGACGGTGGCGCAGTCACCTCCGGGCTTGACGCGTACACGGGTGAGGTCGTCGACATGGAAGAGGACGGCGTCGTCGAGCCCCTCCGTGTCAAGACCCAGGCCGTCGAAAGCGCAACCGAAGCAGCCGTCATGATCCTCCGCATCGACGACGTCATCGCTGCTGGCGACCTCAAGGGTGGCCAGGGCGACGACGACGAGGACGAAGGCGGACCCGGCGGCCCAGGCGGCGCGCCCGGCGGAATGGGCGGCGGCATGGGCGGCATGGGCGGCGGTATGGGCGGCATGATGTAA
- a CDS encoding ATP-binding protein yields the protein MDRLESLRSEEEERSESATAGVLLDQLQEVEQRLLAFGEALGGTADTVTDLPFTEEAGLDHMPEPLYVRHDTEMLNQVTSWLLQDQHIGLVSPYGTGKTAFREIVLRDLSKHEGFVITHLDNPRETTPRKLYQTVLTAAYAAGYSIDQRNYSQVRDGIPWATAEAKDAVHEIVRRVREDGKTLLLVVDEIEVLEADLLSPLQVAGDAGVRLFLTGTPEGKRRVAEIRGTLDSRLRYYEGIDPFSPDDVAEYAARSLAYFRGDPYEGQAPDLFTRAAIEDIHERTEGNPREVRIECRELFTRAAFVWYRTGQDISRIQITPELRHRRFGMGR from the coding sequence ATGGACCGGCTCGAATCGCTCCGGTCCGAGGAAGAAGAACGTTCCGAGAGCGCCACCGCCGGCGTGTTACTGGACCAGTTGCAGGAGGTCGAACAGCGACTATTGGCCTTCGGCGAGGCGCTGGGCGGGACCGCCGATACCGTGACAGACCTCCCGTTTACCGAGGAAGCCGGGCTGGACCACATGCCCGAGCCGCTGTACGTCCGCCACGACACCGAGATGCTGAATCAGGTCACGTCCTGGCTCCTGCAGGACCAGCACATCGGATTAGTGAGTCCCTACGGCACCGGAAAGACGGCCTTCCGGGAAATCGTCCTGCGTGACCTTTCGAAACACGAGGGCTTTGTCATCACGCATCTGGACAATCCACGCGAGACGACGCCGCGAAAACTGTACCAGACGGTGCTAACCGCCGCCTACGCCGCGGGCTACTCCATCGACCAGCGCAACTACTCGCAGGTCCGAGACGGGATTCCGTGGGCGACCGCTGAAGCGAAAGACGCCGTCCACGAAATCGTCCGTCGCGTACGCGAGGACGGCAAGACGCTTCTGCTGGTCGTCGACGAAATCGAGGTGCTGGAGGCGGACCTGCTGTCGCCGCTGCAGGTGGCCGGCGACGCCGGCGTCCGGCTGTTCCTCACCGGAACACCGGAGGGGAAGCGGCGGGTGGCGGAGATCCGGGGAACGCTCGACTCACGGCTTCGCTACTACGAGGGCATCGACCCGTTCTCGCCGGACGACGTGGCCGAGTACGCCGCTCGCTCGCTGGCGTACTTCCGGGGCGACCCCTACGAGGGGCAGGCCCCGGACCTGTTTACGCGGGCCGCAATCGAGGACATCCACGAGCGGACCGAGGGCAACCCCCGTGAGGTCCGCATCGAGTGTCGCGAACTGTTCACCAGAGCGGCGTTTGTCTGGTACCGAACCGGCCAGGACATCTCTCGCATCCAGATTACCCCCGAACTGCGCCACCGGCGGTTCGGAATGGGCCGCTGA
- a CDS encoding DUF5784 family protein, whose protein sequence is MAGPLRLRRSNERWSEKRVRTDLLTPLQNTFGATMNGPWFAPPEGWAARRLEMDNGDLALFCWNGQRAYWVGNTETPETLWRTEKYTFDEVPDKISEWVQRELFAQLEVEDPWLTEYETLAHFFLPVFLSKDGRESTRTFFRDHASGFPDADRADGLAFYDDFLATGELDDYRYTMASKLGTSEGFDLSRMRATMGEFNVAKLLVDAGNDIRPEVELNSGHSVDFRVEDTLVEVTRPRPPSRRQVNTGIAAVKASGDAKTRDQLAAHPGAVLVVDCSSFPDDDWRRVYGEQPDVGYSPTIVFRARPDGSMEGYAYGSVPFPLPL, encoded by the coding sequence GTGGCTGGTCCCTTACGTCTGCGACGGTCGAACGAGCGATGGAGCGAGAAGCGGGTCCGGACAGACCTGCTGACACCGCTGCAGAACACCTTCGGTGCGACGATGAACGGTCCGTGGTTCGCCCCACCGGAGGGGTGGGCCGCGCGCCGACTGGAGATGGACAACGGCGATCTGGCGCTGTTTTGCTGGAACGGCCAGCGCGCGTACTGGGTCGGGAACACCGAGACCCCGGAGACGCTGTGGCGAACGGAGAAGTACACGTTCGACGAGGTGCCCGACAAGATTAGCGAGTGGGTCCAGCGTGAGCTGTTCGCCCAGTTAGAGGTGGAGGACCCGTGGCTCACCGAGTACGAGACGCTGGCGCACTTCTTCCTGCCCGTGTTTCTCTCGAAGGACGGCCGGGAGTCGACACGGACGTTCTTCCGGGACCACGCCAGCGGCTTCCCGGACGCCGACCGGGCGGACGGGCTGGCGTTTTACGACGACTTCCTCGCGACTGGCGAACTCGACGACTACCGCTACACGATGGCGAGCAAACTCGGGACCAGCGAGGGCTTTGACCTCTCGCGGATGCGAGCGACGATGGGCGAGTTCAACGTCGCCAAACTGCTCGTCGACGCGGGCAACGACATCAGACCCGAGGTCGAACTGAACTCGGGCCACTCCGTCGATTTCCGAGTCGAGGACACGCTCGTGGAGGTCACCCGCCCACGGCCGCCGTCCCGACGGCAGGTCAACACCGGTATCGCCGCGGTCAAAGCATCGGGTGACGCGAAGACTCGCGACCAGCTAGCGGCCCACCCCGGAGCCGTCCTCGTCGTCGACTGCAGTTCCTTCCCGGACGACGACTGGCGGCGGGTCTACGGCGAACAGCCCGATGTCGGCTACTCGCCGACCATCGTCTTCCGCGCCCGGCCGGACGGCAGCATGGAAGGGTACGCCTACGGCTCGGTTCCGTTCCCGCTCCCGTTGTAG
- a CDS encoding DUF5786 family protein, whose product MSMGAYDDDEHERRERKNSEVDLSEDDDRSTYHGSVDYDGDESTEELLDQFKQINSD is encoded by the coding sequence ATGTCGATGGGAGCGTACGACGACGACGAACACGAACGCCGTGAACGCAAGAACAGCGAGGTCGACCTGTCGGAAGACGACGACCGGAGCACGTACCACGGGAGTGTTGACTACGACGGTGACGAGTCAACAGAAGAGCTGCTCGACCAGTTCAAGCAGATCAACTCTGACTGA
- a CDS encoding DUF7530 family protein, protein MSGDSARPEYGETWVYESIIGALPGIRLPTWAAMAIQLLIFEVAIVALSWYYEVWSAAIAGTVVVFVATIGSAEMLRISTLIRRIDVPPTYRALLFASNVEVVLSVLAYVALLTHLFVFDPQVSSTPLLGQLFGSEPPVLVVYLTLLILWDVSYRIGTGWWASVTGLWRSARYRFDPETARVFIRADLEIWGFGVLQLVLVPFVLDQPVLLAALVGHVIAVTAVTAASVGLLRYRSRTAAVSQS, encoded by the coding sequence ATGAGCGGGGATAGCGCCCGTCCGGAATACGGCGAAACGTGGGTGTACGAGAGCATCATCGGCGCGCTGCCGGGGATTCGGCTACCGACGTGGGCAGCGATGGCGATACAGCTCCTCATCTTCGAGGTCGCCATCGTCGCTCTGTCGTGGTACTACGAGGTCTGGAGCGCCGCAATCGCCGGAACGGTCGTCGTGTTCGTCGCCACCATCGGAAGCGCCGAGATGCTCCGAATCAGCACGCTTATCCGCCGTATCGACGTTCCACCGACCTACCGCGCGCTGCTGTTCGCCTCGAACGTCGAGGTCGTGCTGTCCGTCCTCGCGTACGTGGCGTTGCTCACCCACCTGTTCGTCTTCGACCCGCAGGTCAGCTCGACGCCACTTCTGGGCCAACTGTTCGGGTCGGAGCCGCCGGTACTGGTGGTGTATCTGACCCTACTCATCCTCTGGGACGTGAGCTACCGTATCGGTACGGGCTGGTGGGCCAGCGTCACGGGTCTGTGGCGATCAGCGCGCTACCGGTTCGACCCCGAGACGGCGCGGGTGTTCATCCGGGCCGACCTGGAGATCTGGGGCTTTGGCGTCCTCCAGCTCGTGCTCGTTCCGTTCGTGCTTGACCAGCCGGTACTGCTCGCGGCGCTGGTCGGTCATGTGATAGCCGTCACAGCCGTGACGGCCGCCTCTGTCGGGCTATTGCGCTACCGGTCGAGAACGGCCGCCGTCAGTCAGAGTTGA